gagggctgtcctgtgcatgtaGGGTGGTTAGCACCTTCCCTGCTAGAGGCCAGTAGCACTCCATCCCCCCGCGGAGATGATCAGAAATGTCTCAGACATTGTCCAGTGTCCCCTGGACCCTGTTTTTAGGCAACCCtgcctggttgagaaccactggcataGACTTACCTCTGTCAGATAAAACTGGAAACTGCAGTTTCCTCTGAGAAGGACAtgcaggatgggagggagacttcCTTTGGACTCCACATCCCTGCACAGTTTGAAACTTTTTACCATGTGCATTTATTACTTTTTcccaaaggagagagagggaagcatAATGTTctggagtttttgtctttttgaggaAGGAAAGGTAGCATTCAGCTGATACAGCAAACCCTTCCCTCTTGCCACCAGCATTAAGTTCAGTTTCTACTACCCTTGCAGACCATCAAACCCATCTCTGTGGCCACCCCAAGATCCACTGTCCAGCAGCTATGGAATCAGCACCACAATTCAGGCAGAGGGACCCGTTAGCTACTCGCGTGAGGCCCCCAGAGATGAAGTCTCACCAGCACTCCTACCACTCGGGGGGTTGTTTGAGGATCAGAGGCTCTGCACAGCCCTCTCCCTCACaggctctctttctctgcctcctaGATTGAAGGCCGAATCACAGGGACTCCCAAGGAAAGTCCAAATCCCCCCAACCCCTCCGGCCAGTGCCCCATCTGCCGCTGGAACCTGAAACACAAGTATAACTACGAGGTGAGTCTGGGCACAGACACACATGTCTGCACGTCTTGGAGCTCGTGTTCCCCGTGGGCTTAAGCAGCATCTCATGGAACCACCAAGACAGAAGCATTTTGTCCAGCGGCTCTCAACCATGGCTGCACGTGAGAATCACAGGGGAGTTTAAAAAATGCTCAGGCTCCACCTCCAGATGATTCTGTTGGCCTGGGGTGGAGCCCAgccatcattattttttaaagctccccaggtgattctaatgtgcagtgaGGGTGGAGAGTCACTGACTTAGTTCATGGTCTGGTTGCGGTCGATTCAGACCACCAGGGCCCTGGAGCCCAGGCTCATAGGGCTGTGTTCCCAGGTGGCTGGAATCAGAATCTGAGTTTGGCTTTCCTCCTTTTATAATGAGGGCATCTCTGGAGAGTCCTCACTGTGATCTGGGGATACATCATTCTCTTTCCATATTGGAGCTACAGAGACCCCTGTGTGCTGTAGCTCTTCTAGAGCTATTGTTTCACAGAGAGATGATAAGAGTGAACAACAATAGGTGAGCTGCACGGGGTGCTGCTCTGTGTGTAAGCACCTACGGGGCATAATTCACTTAGTTTTCACAATatccctgtgaagtaggtactattttcatccttgttttacagatgaggaaatttgaGGCATGAACTTGTTAATGAACAAGTTAAGAACTTGCCTCagatcacccagctagtaagtatCAGAGCTGGGATGCACACTCTGGGGCTACAAAACGCAGGCAGAGCCTACGATCCCAGCTACTCCTCTATATCATGTCTAGAGATGGGGCAGCCCTGGGGGAAAGGACGCAGCCCTGGAGAAATCCATACTTGTCCTTCAGCGTTCTATTGGTGACATTAAGCAACCCTGTTTTTAGGTTTCAGGTGATTCGGACTCTGGGCCAGTTTGACCTGCAGGTTGTTCCTATGCCCCTGTGTGGAATGGGATGACTAAGGGCAGAGATCCCGGTCAGGTGGTCAGAGCAGGAGAGGCCACATGTCCACGGGATCTGAACAGAATGACCCAACTAATCTCCTGGGCTGGAGCCTTGGCTTCAGGCCaccccggggtgggggtggggatattTTTTTGACCTGTCCCGGCCCTTCCGCTGATGGCCACCTGGAGTAACAGGGAACTTGCAGGCCACGGGGCAGTGCTCTCAGCTTCTTGTGACATGGAAGTTAGTGGGGTCCTGGCCATACTTAGAATCCCGGCTGTGGATAGAGAGGTGAACCCCACACCTGCCTGATCACCATGGGGCACTCTTCCTACGAGCCATTTCCAGGAAATGGACTTGGCTCTGTTTATCAAGCAGAAGAAATCCAGTCCTCTCCAAGGTTAAAGGCTGAAGAAGTTGTTTTCCTTTTACCCCTTTCCACTCAGGGCACCGCCACTTTGAGCTGCACAAAGCTGTCAGCCTTCTTGGCAGCCTGCAGTGGGGGCACTGGGGCTGTGAGACCAGTGTATTATCCCTGGATAATCCAATCCAAGTTCTTTTCATCAGATTCTGGAGATTACAGGGGTGGCAATTGGGGGCCTGGGTCCCCCGGGAGCTGTCCAGTGATTAAAACAAACCTGCCGTTATACAGCGAGGCACCTGCCAGGGCAGCGAGTCAGTTTGAGGACCAGGACCATGGAGACAGGCATGCCAGGCCCCTCCGGGTCGGGTGGGTGACTTTTCTTTAACCCTCTCAGCCATCCTGTGAGAGTTGGGAGGGGACGTGGTCTCTCTTGATTCTGATTCTTAATTTTTGACTCTCTCCTTGACTCATCCAAAGCAGTCTGATGGTTCAAAGGAAGCCCAAGAATCCATTTACATCTGGTCACAGGGGGCTTAGAAGATGTGGGATTTAACCTCGCAACCTGGCCCCATCCTCCTCAGCTTGTTGCTGCCTGGGGCTTCAGAGGGCATGGCACAAGGTCGAGGGGCTCTCTTTGGGTCTTCTGGACTGTGGCATGTAGACTCTGGGGGCAGAAATGGTACAGGTTTTCCCTGTTGTGCAGAAGTACATGACATACCCCCTACCTCACCCAAGGAGGAGAACACACCTTTCATCACCAGGAAAGATACCGTGGGTGCATGAAAGCTTGTTAACCTTCTTGAAGAGTTCCTGTTCTCTAACCTGGTCTATCGGAAGACTATCTCATGGAGGAGCTGAGGACTTTTGGGGTTGGTAATGGGGTCGGGAAATCTTGCTAAGTTGGGATTGAACCTTTGCTAGGGTGGAGATAGCAGGCCCGTGTGTAAAGCTCTGTGGGGAGGGAGTGGCCTCAGGTCTGTTCCGGGGGAGCCTCAGCCTCTTGCAGTGCCAGGGTACAGCAGCCTCCCCTGGAGGCCACTCGGCCCTGGCTCCCCAGCAGCAAGTGCCCGTCCAGAGGACCCTCATCTCCTGTTTTCCGTTTCCACTAGGATGTTCTGCTGCTCAGTCAGTTCATCCGGCCACACGGGGGCATGCTGCCCCGAAGGGTCACAGGCCTGTGCCAGGAAGAGCACCGCAAGATTGAGGAGTGTGTGAAGATGGCCCACCGAGCAGGTAGAAGGCACCTTGGGCTAAGAGGGGCAGAAGGCTGTGGGCACCATTTCCACCCTCCAGCTGCCCCATGTTCCAACCCCTCCTGAAAGGGCAATGGGTATCCAGAGGCTTCATTGTACTCACCCCGCAGTGCCAACCTCCCACCCCCTTGGGCTTTCCCTCCAGCCCCCAAGAGCTGCACAGGGCGCTGCAGAGACCATCCCCTTAAATGCTTTTCGCTCCACTCAGGTCTGCTCCCAAATCACAGGCCTAAGCTTCCCGAAGGATTTGTTCCAAAGAGCAAACCCCGACTCAACAGGTAAGCAAACCTGGGCTGGGGAGGCTCTCTCCTGGAGCTCGTCCCACAGTTCAGGAAAGCTGGAGCGTTCCATCCCTTCCAGCCTAAGCACCCACCCCATCAGTCGGACCACTGTGCACGCCTCTGTTACCCTCCCCTGCCGGCCTCAGCCTCTTTCCTTGGCCCTCCCCAGTAGGGCA
Above is a genomic segment from Eubalaena glacialis isolate mEubGla1 chromosome 7, mEubGla1.1.hap2.+ XY, whole genome shotgun sequence containing:
- the MRPS18A gene encoding large ribosomal subunit protein mL66 isoform X2, which produces MEKLRPRELVEIQGGKTTIIEGRITGTPKESPNPPNPSGQCPICRWNLKHKYNYEDVLLLSQFIRPHGGMLPRRVTGLCQEEHRKIEECVKMAHRAGLLPNHRPKLPEGFVPKSKPRLNRYLTRWSPRSVKPIYNKGHRWNKVRMAVGSPLLKDNVSYAGRPLVLYH
- the MRPS18A gene encoding large ribosomal subunit protein mL66 isoform X1, which codes for MVALNVLVSGCGRLLRGLLAGQAATSRARPPARGFREVVEIQGGKTTIIEGRITGTPKESPNPPNPSGQCPICRWNLKHKYNYEDVLLLSQFIRPHGGMLPRRVTGLCQEEHRKIEECVKMAHRAGLLPNHRPKLPEGFVPKSKPRLNRYLTRWSPRSVKPIYNKGHRWNKVRMAVGSPLLKDNVSYAGRPLVLYH